From Lolium perenne isolate Kyuss_39 chromosome 5, Kyuss_2.0, whole genome shotgun sequence, a single genomic window includes:
- the LOC127304124 gene encoding heavy metal-associated isoprenylated plant protein 41-like, with protein MQALAVAAGTKWLKHYSSDQSILTVGDGDFSFSLALATAFGSGKNIVATSLDTYEELNTKYSHAVSNVKELERLGATVLHGVDVKEMNVHADLWPRLFDRIVFNFPHAGFNGREDNADMIKSHQELVRGFFSTARHMLFRQGEVHVTHKTKHPYWTWGIEQLASESSLTMLEEAAFQIQDYPGYNQKRGSGWRCDRDFDISDSRTFIFLKG; from the exons ATGCAGGCGCTCGCCGTGGCCGCGGGAACGAAGTGGCTAAAGCATTACTCCTCGGACCAGAGCATACTCACCGTTGGAGACGGGGACTTCTCCTTCTCGCTGGCGCTCGCCACCGCGTTCGGCTCCGGCAAGAACATCGTCGCCACCTCCCTCGACACCTACG AGGAACTGAATACCAAGTACAGCCACGCGGTGTCGAATGTGAAGGAGCTGGAGAGGTTGGGTGCCACGGTTCTGCATGGCGTCGATGTGAAAGAGATGAATGTCCACGCCGATCTGTGGCCGAGACTTTTTGATCGGATTGTCTTCAATTTTCCTCACGCTGGGTTCAACGGACGTGAGGACAACGCGGATATGATCAA GTCGCATCAGGAGCTGGTGAGGGGCTTCTTCTCCACGGCGCGCCACATGCTCTTTCGTCAAGGTGAGGTCCACGTTACCCACAAGACAAAGCATCCTTACTGGACGTGGGGTATCGAGCAGCTAGCATCTGAGTCCTCGCTCACTATGCTTGAGGAAGCTGCGTTTCAAATACAAGACTACCCAGGTTATAACCAGAAGAGAGGGTCTGGCTGGAGGTGCGACCGAGACTTCGATATAAGTGATTCCCGCACATTCATCTTCCTCAAGGGATAG
- the LOC127302009 gene encoding uncharacterized protein: MRRPRRPAKAGGCGGGGEAPVEAVGVKGAAGLPVIAVDGEGEAPLLGFPVAAAAGGGEDEAPVVEGVQPIAVKGNGKAEKDEDGIKWLKHYSSAQSILIVGDGDFSFSLALATAFGSAENLVATSLDSYGALTSKYGKAEANVTELKRLGATVLHGVDAKTMKLHSCLKMRRFDRIVFNFPHAGFKGKEDQLHVINAHKQLVHGFFANARYLLRPYGETHVSHKTGRPYDTWDIEQLAYDSCLIRVRTVAFSKEDYPGYNQKRGASAKCDQPFALGPCCTFMFCLGDVKKLKKVHGNMIGSIPFLGDSKFYPGVSAAGMSQFDLRPHALAWPQPHFPPVNTVHMPIPFVPQPFGVAPIEHPGFTVNFSGAERAPYFHQQQDLVQPMCRGQPLKVLPTQCGFRPPTSRVLANPEQPPVVPPWGGDYSYSPGGYQGLQREYEIHRQHTLSLEHRYIESVQRRARLEMLIAHYGSQ, encoded by the exons ATGCGGCGGCCACGGCGGCCGGCGAAGGCCGGAggttgcggcggcggcggagaggcgCCAGTGGAGGCGGTGGGAGTGAAGGGCGCGGCGGGGCTTCCGGTGATCGCCGTCGACGGGGAGGGCGAGGCGCCGCTGCTAGGGTTTCCGGTGGCCGCAGCGGCCGGAGGCGGGGAGGACGAGGCGCCGGTGGTGGAAGGGGTGCAGCCGATCGCCGTGAAGGGGAATGGCAAGGCGGAGAAGGACGAGGACGGGATCAAGTGGCTCAAGCACTATTCCTCGGCGCAGAGCATACTCATCGTCGGAGACGGGGACTTCTCCTTCTCGCTGGCGCTCGCCACCGCCTTCGGCTCCGCAGAGAACCTCGTCGCCACGTCCCTCGACTCCTATG GGGCTCTAACGAGCAAGTATGGCAAAGCTGAAGCTAATGTAACAGAACTGAAAAGATTGGGGGCCACAGTTTTGCATGGCGTTGATGCAAAAACGATGAAGCTTCACTCATGTCTGAAGATGAGACGTTTTGATCGCATTGTCTTTAATTTTCCCCATGCTGGGTTCAAAGGAAAAGAGGATCAGCTTCATGTCATCAA CGCGCACAAGCAGCTGGTGCATGGGTTCTTTGCAAATGCGCGGTACCTGCTTCGGCCCTATGGTGAAACCCACGTTAGCCACAAGACAGGACGTCCTTATGACACATGGGATATCGAGCAGCTGGCCTATGACTCTTGTCTTATTAGGGTTCGGACAGTTGCTTTTTCTAAGGAAGACTACCCTGGTTATAACCAAAAGAGAGGAGCTAGTGCAAAGTGTGATCAACCTTTCGCCCTAGGTCCTTGCTGCACATTCATGTTCTGCCTTGGAGACGTAAAGAAGCTGAAGAAAGTGCATGGAAACATGATTGGTTCAATCCCATTCCTTGGCGACAGCAAATTCTATCCAGGCGTATCAGCAGCTGGTATGAGCCAATTTGATCTGCGCCCACATGCTCTAGCCTGGCCTCAGCCACATTTTCCTCCAGTCAACACAGTTCACATGCCAATACCATTTGTTCCTCAACCCTTTGGAGTTGCTCCAATTGAACATCCAGGTTTTACAGTCAACTTTTCTGGGGCAGAAAGAGCTCcttacttccaccagcagcaggaCCTGGTACAGCCAATGTGCAGAGGGCAACCACTGAAGGTTTTGCCCACACAATGCGGCTTTCGTCCACCAACGAGTAGAGTCCTTGCAAATCCGGAGCAGCCTCCAGTTGTGCCACCATGGGGAGGTGACTACTCTTACTCACCCGGAGGATACCAGGGTCTGCAAAGAGAGTATGAAATTCACAGACAGCATACGCTGTCCCTTGAACATCGCTACATCGAATCTGTCCAGAGGCGGGCTAGGCTGGAGATGTTGATTGCGCACTACGGCAGCCAGTGA